Proteins from a single region of Bacteroidota bacterium:
- a CDS encoding dihydrofolate reductase, which translates to MFAQQSEGDNLYGVTTIGSSETAGAGVKDEDFKWMIDQFADIGVLRYQIPGWEKLTLNQKLLVYYLSQAGYAGRDIIWDQNYRYNLEIRHALENIVKNYQGDKSGADWNNFMEYTKRVWFSNGIHHHYSSDKIMPEFSIEYFNTLLTATKTKLDETIVKIMFDPNVDNKKVNLDPTGDLLLTSATNFYAPDVSQLEAEAFYAKMIDPKDLTAISHGLNSKLVKTPAGLEERVYKVGGQYNDAIVEIVGWLKKALPVCENDLQAYALKLLIEYYETGDLRKWDEYNIAWVNATQGDIDYINSFIETYNDPLGYRGTFESIVEIKDFDASERMSVMAKHAQYFEDNSPIMDAHKKKNVVGISYKVVNAASEAGDASPATPIGVNLPNADWIRDSIGSKSVSLGNIVYAYENAGSSGILDEFCYSAAEKERAMKYGALAGKMHTAMHEVIGHASGQINDGVGSTKETLKNYASALEEARADLVGLYYIMDPKLIEWGLIPNLDVAKAQYDGYIRNGLLTQLRRIEPGKTVEESHMRNRQMIAAWAFERGKANNVIERKFENGKTYFVINDYEALRKIFGELLREVQRIKSEGDYEAGKALIEGYGVQVDEEMHKEVLRRTSNLNIPPYFGFVNPLLTLVKDAEGTITDVTVSYPDNFVQQMLYYGETYDFLVPGKQ; encoded by the coding sequence ATGTTTGCGCAGCAATCGGAGGGTGACAACCTTTACGGAGTAACCACAATTGGCAGCTCCGAAACTGCAGGTGCAGGTGTTAAAGATGAAGATTTCAAGTGGATGATAGACCAGTTTGCCGATATTGGCGTATTGCGTTATCAGATTCCGGGATGGGAAAAGCTTACTTTGAACCAAAAATTGCTGGTATACTATCTTTCTCAAGCCGGTTACGCAGGTCGTGACATTATTTGGGACCAGAATTACCGCTACAATCTGGAAATTCGTCACGCTTTGGAAAACATTGTAAAAAATTACCAGGGCGACAAATCAGGAGCTGACTGGAATAATTTTATGGAGTACACCAAACGTGTGTGGTTCAGTAATGGTATTCACCATCATTATTCATCTGATAAAATAATGCCGGAATTTTCAATAGAATATTTCAATACTTTATTAACTGCAACAAAAACTAAACTGGATGAAACAATAGTTAAAATTATGTTTGATCCGAACGTTGATAATAAAAAAGTAAATCTTGACCCAACAGGTGATTTATTATTAACCTCAGCAACAAATTTTTATGCACCGGATGTTTCACAATTGGAAGCAGAAGCATTTTATGCTAAAATGATTGACCCTAAAGATTTAACTGCAATATCACACGGTTTAAACAGTAAGTTGGTGAAAACACCGGCAGGTTTAGAAGAACGTGTATATAAAGTTGGCGGGCAGTACAACGATGCTATTGTTGAAATTGTTGGTTGGTTGAAAAAAGCATTACCTGTTTGTGAAAACGACTTACAGGCTTATGCATTAAAATTATTAATTGAATATTATGAAACGGGTGATTTAAGAAAATGGGATGAATATAATATTGCCTGGGTAAATGCAACACAAGGTGATATTGATTATATCAATTCATTTATTGAAACATATAATGATCCTTTAGGTTACAGAGGTACATTTGAATCGATAGTTGAAATAAAAGATTTTGATGCATCTGAACGCATGAGTGTAATGGCAAAGCACGCTCAATATTTTGAGGATAACTCACCGATAATGGATGCGCACAAAAAGAAAAATGTTGTTGGTATATCTTATAAAGTTGTGAATGCAGCATCTGAAGCAGGCGATGCTTCTCCGGCAACACCAATAGGTGTTAATTTACCAAATGCTGATTGGATAAGAGATTCAATTGGTTCAAAAAGTGTGAGCTTGGGTAATATTGTTTATGCTTATGAAAATGCTGGCAGTTCAGGTATTTTAGATGAGTTTTGTTATTCTGCGGCAGAAAAAGAACGTGCTATGAAATACGGTGCGCTTGCAGGAAAAATGCATACTGCAATGCACGAAGTAATTGGTCACGCCAGCGGGCAAATTAATGACGGTGTTGGTTCAACAAAAGAAACTTTAAAAAATTATGCCAGTGCTTTGGAAGAAGCCCGCGCCGATTTAGTTGGATTATATTACATCATGGATCCTAAATTAATTGAGTGGGGATTAATTCCGAATTTAGATGTTGCGAAAGCACAATACGACGGTTATATCCGCAATGGTTTATTAACTCAGTTAAGAAGAATTGAACCGGGTAAAACTGTTGAAGAATCACATATGCGCAACCGACAAATGATTGCTGCATGGGCTTTTGAACGTGGTAAAGCAAACAATGTAATTGAACGCAAATTCGAAAACGGCAAAACTTATTTTGTTATTAATGATTATGAAGCGTTGAGAAAAATATTCGGTGAATTATTGCGGGAAGTACAACGAATTAAAAGTGAAGGTGACTATGAAGCAGGTAAAGCATTAATTGAAGGTTATGGTGTGCAGGTTGATGAAGAAATGCACAAGGAAGTATTAAGACGCACTTCGAATTTAAATATTCCACCTTATTTTGGATTTGTAAATCCGCTTTTAACTTTAGTAAAAGATGCTGAAGGAACCATAACAGATGTAACAGTAAGTTATCCTGATAATTTCGTGCAACAAATGTTGTATTACGGTGAAACTTATGATTTTCTGGTTCCCGGAAAACAATAA
- a CDS encoding tetratricopeptide repeat protein: MKIISAIVLSFMVFTSVVNAQNSKVTTAANARYAGEYDKAKQAIDEAILNEKTSVQAKTWVIRGDIHNDIAKDTTGKYSNIANPLDAAFESFKTALTMEDSKNYKVKVAEGLFTTYNLFFMKGLDAYNAGNIEDAYKNFYMANQANMIQMDANPLAILDTGVFYNMGLMAERLGKNAEAIAVYQKLLDIKYEDKDLYTKLSNLYTEGGRADEALKILEAGRAAMPNDKDIMIAELNYYINANKLDILVTKLESAIALDPKNTDLYFVLGTTHGELIKLDSTNGKMHFDAAIVAYDKALALDPNRFDINLNAGALFYNTAIEMNKVMNALPLEKEKEYESLKVERNKLYSRALPYFENAYKIDPTNTDCMLALKEIYVRLDMKEKADEMKAKLGN, encoded by the coding sequence ATGAAAATCATATCAGCAATCGTTCTGTCTTTCATGGTATTTACATCTGTTGTAAACGCTCAAAACAGTAAGGTTACTACAGCGGCAAACGCACGTTATGCAGGTGAATACGACAAAGCAAAACAGGCCATTGACGAGGCTATTTTGAATGAAAAAACTTCCGTTCAGGCTAAAACCTGGGTTATTAGGGGAGATATTCATAATGATATAGCAAAAGACACTACCGGCAAATATTCTAATATCGCAAATCCTTTGGATGCTGCTTTTGAATCGTTCAAAACGGCATTAACAATGGAAGACTCTAAAAACTACAAGGTTAAGGTGGCAGAAGGGTTATTTACTACATACAACCTGTTTTTCATGAAGGGTTTAGATGCCTACAATGCCGGAAATATTGAAGATGCGTATAAGAACTTCTACATGGCTAATCAGGCCAATATGATTCAAATGGATGCCAATCCGCTTGCAATCCTTGATACCGGTGTATTTTACAACATGGGTTTAATGGCTGAACGTTTAGGCAAAAATGCTGAAGCTATTGCTGTTTATCAGAAGTTGCTCGATATCAAATACGAGGACAAAGATTTGTATACAAAGCTTTCAAACCTTTACACAGAAGGTGGTAGAGCAGATGAAGCACTCAAAATTCTTGAAGCGGGCCGCGCTGCAATGCCTAATGATAAAGATATTATGATTGCCGAGTTGAACTATTACATCAACGCAAACAAACTTGATATCCTGGTTACAAAGCTGGAAAGCGCGATAGCACTGGATCCTAAGAATACCGATTTGTATTTTGTATTGGGAACTACCCATGGTGAATTAATCAAATTGGATTCAACAAATGGTAAAATGCACTTTGATGCTGCAATAGTTGCTTACGATAAAGCTTTAGCACTTGATCCAAATCGTTTTGACATTAACCTGAACGCAGGCGCTTTGTTTTATAACACGGCAATTGAAATGAACAAGGTGATGAACGCGTTACCACTGGAAAAAGAAAAAGAATACGAATCGCTAAAAGTTGAACGCAATAAACTTTACAGTCGCGCTTTACCGTATTTCGAAAACGCTTACAAAATTGACCCAACAAATACAGATTGTATGTTAGCCTTAAAAGAAATTTATGTTCGTTTAGACATGAAAGAAAAGGCTGATGAAATGAAAGCAAAATTGGGTAACTGA
- a CDS encoding DNA-3-methyladenine glycosylase 2 family protein codes for MHYFEHLNQDAKLATLISGHAGFNLSPKKDICFYLCNSIMSQQLSVKVADVFHKRFLALYGNKKPSAQQIVDTPFETLRNIGLSNAKANYIKNVAEFELAFGMNVKKLNKMSDDEIIDYLTQIKGVGRWTVEMLLMFALGREDVFPADDLGIQQAMQKVYGIKNSDKKLMLKKMKKIAANWAPYRTYACLHLWHHKDSK; via the coding sequence ATGCACTACTTCGAACATTTAAATCAGGATGCCAAATTAGCAACGTTGATTTCCGGACATGCGGGATTTAATCTCTCCCCAAAAAAAGACATTTGTTTCTATTTATGTAATTCGATTATGAGTCAGCAACTCAGTGTAAAAGTTGCCGATGTTTTTCATAAACGATTTTTAGCATTGTATGGAAATAAAAAACCATCTGCCCAACAAATTGTTGACACACCATTTGAAACCTTGCGCAATATCGGATTGTCGAATGCTAAAGCAAACTACATTAAAAACGTTGCTGAATTTGAACTGGCGTTTGGCATGAATGTTAAAAAATTAAATAAAATGAGCGATGATGAGATAATTGATTATCTCACCCAAATAAAAGGTGTCGGCCGTTGGACAGTTGAAATGTTATTGATGTTTGCTTTAGGTCGTGAAGATGTATTTCCTGCTGATGATTTAGGCATTCAACAAGCAATGCAAAAAGTGTATGGAATAAAAAATAGCGATAAAAAGCTGATGCTAAAAAAAATGAAAAAAATAGCTGCAAACTGGGCACCTTACAGAACGTATGCGTGTTTGCATTTATGGCATCATAAAGACAGTAAATAA
- a CDS encoding ABC transporter ATP-binding protein: MKIIVSNLSKRFNYEWIFRDMQYTFESGNAYALTGPNGSGKSTLLKVLSGQLSPSQGTIVYEDNTIIPVENIYREITFTAPYIDLIDEFTLMELLEFHFAFKQPIHQHTTQALLQLSGLEKQKNKAIKSFSSGMKQRVKLLTTIMSNNKIVILDEPTTNLDQAGVDWYLQLVESAKANKIIITGSNMEREYSYCNHVINIADYKKF; encoded by the coding sequence ATGAAAATAATTGTATCCAATTTATCCAAGAGATTTAATTACGAATGGATATTTCGTGATATGCAATATACATTTGAATCAGGCAATGCCTACGCATTAACAGGTCCGAATGGTTCAGGAAAATCTACTTTACTAAAAGTGTTATCCGGTCAACTTTCTCCTTCTCAAGGTACAATTGTTTATGAAGATAACACCATAATTCCTGTAGAAAATATTTATCGCGAAATCACATTTACCGCTCCTTATATCGACCTGATTGATGAATTTACTTTGATGGAATTACTGGAATTCCATTTTGCTTTCAAACAACCTATACATCAACATACAACACAAGCATTATTACAATTATCCGGTTTAGAAAAACAAAAAAATAAAGCAATAAAATCGTTTTCATCCGGCATGAAACAACGGGTTAAATTATTAACCACAATAATGAGTAACAATAAAATTGTAATTCTGGATGAGCCAACTACAAATCTCGATCAAGCCGGTGTAGACTGGTATTTACAATTAGTGGAATCTGCAAAAGCAAATAAAATTATTATTACCGGTTCTAACATGGAACGCGAATATAGTTATTGTAATCATGTAATTAATATTGCAGATTATAAAAAATTTTAA
- the nhaA gene encoding Na+/H+ antiporter NhaA, with translation MRISKLFSDFFKSESAGGLILLACAIISLLLTNSAIGKSYEHFWHYEIANMSLSHWINDLLMTVFFLLVGLEIEREIYVGELKSPGKALLPVVAAAGGMLVPAFLYIAVNIYEPDQSGFGIPMATDIAFALGMLSLLGKRIPLGLKIFLTALAIIDDLGAIIVIAIFYTESLNWNYLLLVGVIYCVLLILNKKNVKKLPPYIILGLIMWYCMLQSGIHATLSGVLLAFAIPFRDGSSSSPSYKMQHFLHKPVAYFILPLFALANTAIVINPGLLSHITENHSLGIIVGLVLGKPIGIIFCSAVAVYFKWVKLPEGVNWKLITGAAILGGIGFTMSIFISMLAYTDETLIASSKLAVLIASSLAAIAGMAWLLAVTNNKVKLEK, from the coding sequence ATGCGAATTTCAAAATTATTCAGTGATTTTTTTAAGAGTGAAAGTGCCGGTGGGTTGATATTATTAGCTTGCGCAATTATTTCTTTACTGCTTACGAATAGCGCAATCGGAAAATCATACGAACATTTCTGGCATTATGAAATTGCCAATATGAGTTTATCGCATTGGATAAACGATTTATTAATGACCGTATTTTTTTTATTGGTTGGATTAGAAATAGAACGCGAAATATATGTTGGTGAATTAAAATCACCCGGTAAAGCGTTGTTGCCTGTTGTTGCCGCAGCAGGAGGGATGTTGGTTCCTGCGTTTTTATACATAGCTGTAAATATTTATGAACCCGATCAATCCGGATTTGGAATTCCTATGGCAACTGATATTGCGTTTGCATTGGGAATGTTATCACTTTTAGGAAAACGTATTCCCCTTGGTTTAAAAATATTTTTAACCGCATTAGCAATTATCGATGACCTTGGTGCAATTATCGTAATTGCCATTTTTTATACGGAATCACTTAACTGGAATTATCTTTTACTGGTGGGTGTGATTTATTGTGTGTTATTAATACTCAACAAAAAAAATGTAAAAAAACTCCCGCCATATATTATACTTGGATTAATCATGTGGTATTGTATGCTGCAAAGTGGTATTCATGCAACGTTATCCGGTGTATTATTGGCTTTTGCCATTCCTTTCAGAGATGGTTCATCATCATCGCCCTCCTATAAAATGCAGCATTTTTTACATAAACCTGTTGCTTATTTTATTTTGCCATTGTTCGCACTTGCAAACACCGCTATAGTTATTAATCCCGGTTTATTGTCACATATCACTGAAAATCATTCTCTTGGAATCATTGTAGGATTGGTATTGGGAAAGCCGATTGGCATTATTTTTTGCTCTGCGGTAGCTGTATATTTCAAATGGGTAAAACTGCCGGAAGGGGTAAATTGGAAGTTGATAACGGGTGCCGCTATTTTGGGTGGAATTGGGTTCACCATGAGCATTTTTATCAGCATGCTGGCGTATACCGATGAAACACTGATTGCCAGCTCTAAGCTTGCTGTACTTATCGCATCGTCACTAGCCGCAATCGCAGGAATGGCGTGGCTTTTAGCTGTTACAAACAATAAAGTTAAATTGGAAAAATAG
- a CDS encoding CBS domain-containing protein produces MIYKRNASDFMTPNVIVAGENNSFDQVMTFFTTHKIQHLPVAENNKIIGIISIKDMLSFMATQLKENPSVDNAMLNTNFTVKSVMTANPVTVEPESSQKEILEILAAGKFQAVPVVRNGEIKGIITNKDITRIYHYDATHLI; encoded by the coding sequence ATGATATATAAACGTAACGCTTCAGATTTTATGACCCCGAATGTGATTGTTGCCGGAGAAAACAATTCGTTTGATCAGGTAATGACCTTTTTTACCACGCATAAAATTCAACACTTGCCGGTGGCAGAAAATAATAAAATAATAGGCATCATCAGTATCAAAGATATGCTGTCATTTATGGCTACCCAATTAAAGGAAAATCCGAGTGTTGATAATGCTATGCTAAACACCAATTTTACGGTTAAGTCGGTAATGACTGCAAACCCGGTAACGGTTGAACCGGAATCATCACAAAAAGAAATCCTTGAAATACTTGCTGCCGGTAAGTTTCAGGCAGTTCCTGTGGTTAGAAACGGTGAGATAAAGGGTATCATAACCAATAAGGATATTACCCGCATTTACCATTATGATGCTACCCACTTAATCTGA
- a CDS encoding S9 family peptidase encodes MRKSFFAMLLAVCGYTVQAQQPLTPELLWSLSRVGAETLTPDGAKVIYGVTNYDIATGTSERDLFSVDFTGKSPMQITKTKGGESGVFTLPNGKMGYLYKGQVWQAEWDGSNPIQFTDYDGGISNIRFSPDGKHILFSKDVQLQKIASSDMYKDLPNASVKVYNDLNYRHWDTWEDGAYSHLFIATMESGKIINEKDIMAGQLYDCPQMPFGGIEDMVWHPDSKHIIYVTKQKTGTAYTTSTNTDIFVYDIETGKTKNITEGMQGYDMSPNISPDGSKVAWLSMERDGYEADKNRIFILDRKSDLKIDVTASYDESVESIRWSNDGKYIYFTSAINGTLQLFELDVTNSMMKVDEGGKKRNPIRQITSGDFDITGVVGESNGLLIVTRTDMNHAAEIFKVDIAKGDITAITTTNQAKYDQIGMCKTERKMVKTTDGKDMLVWFIYPPNFDPNKKYPTLLYCQGGPQSALTQFYSFRWNFQLMASQGYIVVAPNRRGMPGHGTEWNEQISGDWGGQAINDYYSAIDYAKTLPYVDANRCGAVGASYGGYSVYMMAGTHNGRFKTFIAHDGLFNLKSFYGTTDEMWFANWDMGGPYWTSGEQDKSYSTFNPMNYVDKWNTPILIYQGGKDYRTTEDQAFQAFQAAQLRGIKSRFVYLPDENHWVLKCQNALAWQREFYKWLGETL; translated from the coding sequence ATGAGAAAAAGTTTTTTCGCAATGCTGTTGGCAGTTTGTGGTTACACAGTGCAGGCGCAACAACCCTTAACGCCTGAATTACTTTGGAGCCTCAGCAGGGTAGGAGCAGAAACCCTTACTCCTGATGGCGCAAAAGTTATTTACGGGGTTACCAATTACGATATTGCAACAGGTACAAGTGAACGCGACTTGTTCAGTGTTGATTTTACAGGCAAATCGCCGATGCAAATCACTAAAACTAAAGGTGGTGAGTCAGGCGTATTTACATTGCCCAATGGCAAAATGGGCTATTTATATAAAGGCCAGGTTTGGCAGGCTGAATGGGATGGCTCAAATCCGATTCAGTTTACCGATTATGATGGTGGAATCAGCAATATCCGCTTTTCACCCGATGGTAAACATATCTTATTTTCTAAAGATGTGCAGTTGCAAAAAATTGCTTCCAGCGATATGTATAAAGACCTGCCAAATGCATCGGTTAAAGTGTACAACGATTTAAATTATCGTCACTGGGATACATGGGAAGATGGTGCATATAGCCACCTGTTTATTGCAACCATGGAATCAGGAAAAATTATAAACGAAAAAGATATTATGGCCGGTCAATTATATGATTGCCCGCAAATGCCTTTTGGCGGAATTGAAGATATGGTTTGGCATCCGGATAGTAAACATATTATATATGTTACTAAACAAAAAACAGGTACTGCCTATACAACAAGTACAAATACCGACATTTTTGTATACGATATTGAAACAGGAAAAACAAAAAATATTACTGAAGGTATGCAAGGCTATGATATGAGTCCGAACATTTCACCTGACGGTAGCAAAGTTGCCTGGTTGAGTATGGAACGCGATGGATATGAAGCAGATAAAAACCGCATTTTTATTTTGGATAGAAAATCTGATCTGAAAATTGATGTAACTGCATCTTATGACGAATCGGTTGAATCAATTCGCTGGAGTAATGATGGTAAATATATTTATTTCACTAGTGCAATAAACGGTACCTTACAACTATTTGAACTTGATGTTACAAATAGTATGATGAAAGTGGATGAAGGTGGAAAAAAACGTAATCCAATTCGTCAGATTACCAGCGGTGATTTTGATATTACCGGTGTTGTTGGTGAGTCAAACGGATTATTAATTGTTACCCGCACCGACATGAATCATGCAGCAGAAATTTTTAAAGTGGATATTGCTAAAGGTGATATTACTGCAATCACAACAACCAATCAGGCTAAATACGACCAAATCGGTATGTGTAAAACAGAACGAAAAATGGTAAAAACAACTGATGGAAAAGATATGCTGGTTTGGTTTATTTATCCACCGAATTTTGATCCAAATAAAAAATATCCAACCTTGTTATATTGTCAGGGCGGACCGCAAAGTGCACTTACACAATTTTATTCGTTTAGATGGAATTTCCAGTTAATGGCATCACAAGGTTATATTGTTGTTGCACCAAATCGTCGCGGTATGCCGGGACATGGAACTGAATGGAATGAACAAATTAGTGGCGACTGGGGCGGTCAGGCAATTAATGATTATTACAGTGCAATTGATTATGCTAAAACTTTACCTTATGTTGATGCAAACAGATGTGGAGCAGTTGGCGCAAGTTATGGCGGATATAGCGTATATATGATGGCCGGAACACATAATGGCCGTTTTAAAACATTTATAGCACACGACGGATTATTTAACTTGAAATCATTTTACGGAACTACAGATGAAATGTGGTTTGCAAATTGGGATATGGGCGGCCCTTACTGGACTTCCGGTGAACAGGATAAATCATATTCTACATTTAATCCAATGAATTATGTAGATAAATGGAATACACCAATTTTAATTTATCAGGGTGGTAAAGATTATCGTACAACCGAAGATCAGGCGTTTCAAGCATTTCAAGCTGCACAACTGCGTGGTATTAAATCGCGGTTTGTATATCTTCCTGATGAAAACCACTGGGTATTAAAATGTCAGAATGCATTGGCCTGGCAACGTGAATTTTATAAATGGTTAGGCGAAACATTATGA
- the lpxA gene encoding acyl-ACP--UDP-N-acetylglucosamine O-acyltransferase, whose translation MNQPLAYVHPQAQIADNVVIEPFASISKNVVIGEGTWIGPNVNIMPGARIGKNCRIFPGAVISAVPQDLKYKGEDTEVVIGDNTTIRECVTINRGTKYAFRTVVGSNCLLMAYSHVAHDCIIGNNVILANSVNLAGHIEVGDWAILEGLVAVQQFIKIGAHAFIAGGSLVRKDVPPFVKAGREPLSYVGVNSVGLRRRGFSAESIQHIQDIYRLLFVRGYNVTKALYIIEAEVPASAERDMIVTFIRNSKEGVMKGFRHINE comes from the coding sequence ATGAATCAACCATTAGCCTACGTACATCCCCAAGCTCAAATAGCCGACAATGTGGTTATTGAACCATTTGCTTCAATTTCAAAAAATGTAGTTATCGGTGAAGGTACCTGGATAGGACCAAACGTAAATATCATGCCCGGTGCGCGCATCGGAAAAAATTGCCGAATTTTTCCCGGCGCTGTTATTTCTGCGGTGCCTCAGGATTTAAAATATAAAGGTGAAGATACTGAAGTGGTTATTGGTGATAATACAACAATTCGTGAATGTGTTACCATTAACCGCGGAACAAAATACGCATTCAGAACTGTTGTTGGCAGCAATTGTTTATTAATGGCGTATTCGCACGTTGCACACGATTGTATTATTGGTAATAATGTAATTCTTGCAAACTCAGTTAACCTTGCAGGTCATATTGAAGTTGGTGATTGGGCTATTTTAGAAGGATTGGTTGCCGTTCAGCAATTTATTAAAATTGGAGCACATGCATTTATTGCAGGTGGTTCATTAGTGCGTAAAGATGTTCCGCCTTTCGTAAAAGCAGGTCGTGAACCATTAAGTTATGTTGGTGTAAATTCTGTTGGTTTAAGAAGAAGAGGTTTTAGTGCAGAATCCATTCAGCATATTCAGGATATTTATCGTTTGCTTTTTGTAAGAGGATACAATGTAACTAAGGCATTATATATTATTGAAGCAGAAGTTCCTGCATCTGCCGAACGCGATATGATTGTTACCTTTATCCGCAACTCGAAAGAGGGTGTTATGAAAGGCTTCCGCCATATTAACGAATGA
- a CDS encoding peptidoglycan DD-metalloendopeptidase family protein has protein sequence MKKRFLLFVAIAVGILQTKAQTMFEAAQTDEAAQMEVSLEMGEELPPDGYDGFNDGGIHDELTEMQRTAIWDQIHKNTAKLKALGIIPEAPVAGIVPGEGFRYPLKLSVGDFVYNWNAFYWNSNFVDENPAAGAVLDYACGSRTYDIPGYNHQGQDIAIWPFSWNLVAGNYAQVVAAQGGWITFKQDGNFDMNCGFGGGDWNAVYLQHNDGSVTWYGHMKNSSLTAKPVGAWVNKGEYLGVVASSGQSTGPHLHFEVYDAAGNLIDPNAGPCNALGGTNWWKDPTPYYNSKINAVYTHCAPPTFMACPNMDITNICDTYYPGSLVYFFSYFTETLAGQHAFYQIYKPDGSLWTQWNYTFPLSYMASYWYWSFVLPAGNTGIWTFKVKFKGKLLTYYFNVVNPLDGDGDVERNDNANRIYWLNDAAFEGADFTVERSTNKLDSKVIAAIPAVNAAEQSMYEWFDDYTASDPVYYRIVSHFNNEQVIYGDWLTVKSTQAETQFNEFVYPVPANNELMVVLNGASGTSVMYTISDITGKSIESLNTTFELDNLLQIDIEMLPPGMYLLTTQINNQTQSFKFVKS, from the coding sequence ATGAAAAAACGATTTTTACTGTTTGTTGCAATTGCAGTTGGAATACTGCAAACTAAAGCCCAGACCATGTTTGAAGCTGCTCAGACTGACGAAGCAGCGCAAATGGAAGTAAGTCTGGAAATGGGAGAGGAGCTCCCTCCTGACGGATACGACGGATTTAATGATGGCGGAATTCACGATGAATTAACGGAAATGCAGCGCACGGCAATCTGGGACCAGATTCATAAAAACACCGCCAAATTAAAAGCGCTCGGAATCATTCCTGAAGCGCCGGTGGCCGGAATTGTTCCCGGTGAAGGTTTCCGTTATCCTTTAAAACTGTCGGTTGGTGATTTCGTTTACAACTGGAATGCCTTTTACTGGAACAGCAATTTTGTGGACGAAAACCCCGCTGCGGGTGCGGTTTTGGACTATGCTTGCGGATCCAGAACTTATGATATTCCCGGTTATAATCACCAGGGTCAGGATATTGCCATTTGGCCATTTAGCTGGAATCTGGTTGCCGGAAATTACGCTCAGGTTGTAGCTGCTCAAGGCGGTTGGATTACATTTAAACAAGATGGCAATTTCGATATGAATTGCGGATTTGGTGGTGGCGACTGGAATGCAGTTTATCTCCAGCATAACGATGGCTCTGTAACCTGGTACGGACACATGAAAAATAGCTCGCTGACTGCAAAACCGGTTGGTGCCTGGGTGAATAAAGGCGAATATTTAGGTGTTGTTGCCAGTTCTGGCCAGTCAACCGGTCCGCATTTACATTTTGAAGTGTATGATGCAGCCGGCAACCTCATCGACCCAAATGCCGGTCCCTGCAACGCTTTAGGTGGAACCAACTGGTGGAAAGATCCTACACCTTATTATAATTCTAAAATAAATGCAGTCTATACCCATTGCGCACCACCAACATTTATGGCCTGCCCGAATATGGATATCACCAATATTTGTGATACGTATTACCCAGGCAGTCTGGTTTACTTTTTCAGCTATTTCACTGAAACCCTGGCCGGACAACACGCTTTTTACCAGATTTACAAACCTGACGGCAGTTTGTGGACGCAATGGAATTATACTTTTCCGCTATCGTATATGGCGAGCTATTGGTATTGGTCTTTTGTATTACCTGCTGGAAACACCGGTATCTGGACGTTTAAAGTGAAATTTAAAGGCAAGCTGCTTACCTACTATTTTAACGTAGTTAATCCTTTGGATGGAGATGGTGATGTAGAGCGTAATGACAATGCTAATCGTATTTACTGGCTCAACGATGCTGCTTTTGAAGGTGCCGATTTTACGGTAGAACGCAGTACCAACAAACTCGATTCCAAAGTGATAGCAGCAATTCCCGCTGTAAATGCAGCTGAACAATCCATGTATGAATGGTTTGATGATTATACAGCTTCAGACCCTGTTTATTATCGTATTGTATCTCATTTCAATAATGAGCAGGTAATTTATGGCGATTGGCTTACGGTAAAATCTACTCAGGCTGAAACTCAATTCAATGAATTTGTTTATCCGGTTCCTGCCAATAATGAACTGATGGTTGTTTTAAACGGTGCCTCAGGAACATCGGTAATGTATACAATAAGCGACATCACCGGTAAGTCAATTGAAAGCTTAAATACAACCTTCGAACTGGATAACTTATTACAAATTGATATCGAAATGTTACCACCCGGAATGTATTTATTGACGACACAAATTAACAATCAAACACAAAGTTTCAAGTTTGTAAAATCCTAA